One genomic region from Streptomyces sp. Li-HN-5-11 encodes:
- a CDS encoding histidine kinase, with protein MAALTKALLGFFRQAEPRTAPFGWGIALDGAIAVGAAVAAVFEAAQTTSHGPVLGLVALTALPLALRRVFPVAAWLGIIAAITVVQQTTTPPAALGAAVFAAYSAIAHSKYRNLAIAGVVVVTLAATAYSPLPRFPGRLTAVLTIAPTVIAGLGIRELRRRLNDSAARLRRAADEQETATLQAIETERARISAELHDVVTHNVSVMMIQTGAARKMLNTSPGEAEEALLAAEAGGRVAMAELRNLLGLLSAAQRDGESVALHPQPGLHHLPALIERVSAAGLPVELDVSGTPRPLPPGADLAAYRVVQEALTNVLRHTANAATAVTIHWGDELVITVSDNGPGTGGNWGRGLLGLRERLALYGGQFDAGPRAEGGWRVRAVLPA; from the coding sequence ATGGCGGCACTTACGAAGGCACTGCTCGGGTTCTTCCGGCAGGCCGAGCCTCGCACTGCCCCGTTCGGCTGGGGGATCGCGCTGGACGGAGCGATCGCGGTGGGGGCGGCCGTCGCCGCCGTGTTCGAAGCGGCGCAGACCACCAGCCACGGGCCGGTTCTGGGCCTCGTGGCGCTGACCGCGCTGCCGCTCGCGCTGCGGCGGGTGTTCCCCGTCGCCGCCTGGCTGGGGATCATCGCCGCCATCACGGTCGTACAGCAGACGACGACGCCGCCGGCGGCCCTCGGCGCGGCGGTGTTCGCCGCCTACAGCGCCATCGCCCACAGCAAGTACCGGAACCTGGCCATTGCCGGCGTGGTCGTCGTCACGCTGGCCGCCACCGCGTACTCCCCTCTGCCCAGGTTCCCCGGCCGGCTCACCGCGGTGCTGACCATCGCGCCCACGGTGATCGCCGGGCTCGGCATTCGCGAACTGCGGCGGCGGCTCAACGACTCCGCCGCGCGGCTCCGGCGCGCCGCGGACGAGCAGGAGACCGCGACCCTGCAGGCGATCGAGACCGAGCGGGCCCGGATCTCGGCCGAGCTGCACGACGTGGTGACGCACAACGTCAGCGTGATGATGATCCAGACCGGCGCGGCACGCAAGATGCTGAACACCTCCCCGGGCGAGGCCGAGGAGGCGCTGCTCGCCGCCGAGGCCGGCGGCCGGGTCGCCATGGCCGAACTGCGGAACCTGCTCGGCCTCCTCAGCGCGGCGCAGCGGGACGGCGAGAGCGTTGCTCTGCACCCGCAGCCGGGCCTGCACCACCTGCCGGCCCTGATCGAGCGGGTTTCCGCAGCGGGGCTCCCGGTCGAGCTGGATGTCAGCGGCACCCCGAGGCCGCTGCCACCGGGCGCAGACCTCGCAGCCTACCGGGTCGTTCAGGAAGCCTTGACGAACGTTCTACGACATACTGCGAACGCGGCCACCGCCGTCACGATCCACTGGGGAGACGAACTCGTGATCACGGTCAGCGACAACGGCCCGGGCACAGGTGGCAACTGGGGCCGCGGGCTGCTCGGGCTGCGGGAGCGGCTGGCGCTGTACGGCGGACAGTTCGATGCGGGGCCGCGCGCGGAAGGCGGCTGGCGGGTGCGAGCGGTTCTGCCGGCATGA
- a CDS encoding ATP-binding cassette domain-containing protein: MASAREPLLAAYGVAKRFGHVQALQGADFTAYPGEVVALIGDNGAGKSTLVNVLSGVIAPDGGEVRLEGKPVRFAGPSDAQRHGVETVYQDLSLAPDLDAAANLYLGRELLRGGLLGRLGMLDRPAMRREAVRAFAGLGVELKDVSAPVTTLSGGQRQSVAVARAVAFANKVIFMDEPTAALGVVQRARVLETVRRVADRGICVVLISHNMPEVLSVADRVEVLRLGRRVASFTAAGTTIEELVGAMTGSLDDPVQGHAAHGSTGARRAEEAR; the protein is encoded by the coding sequence ATGGCCTCTGCAAGGGAACCACTTCTCGCTGCATACGGTGTGGCCAAACGATTCGGACACGTCCAGGCGCTCCAGGGCGCCGACTTCACGGCCTACCCCGGTGAAGTCGTCGCCCTGATCGGCGACAACGGCGCCGGCAAGTCGACTTTGGTGAACGTGCTGTCGGGCGTGATCGCCCCCGACGGCGGTGAGGTCCGCCTGGAAGGAAAGCCGGTGCGGTTCGCCGGACCGTCGGACGCGCAGCGCCACGGCGTGGAGACCGTCTACCAGGATCTGTCGTTGGCGCCCGATCTGGACGCGGCGGCCAATCTGTACCTCGGCAGGGAACTCCTGCGCGGTGGCCTGCTGGGCCGCCTGGGCATGCTGGACCGGCCCGCGATGCGGCGGGAGGCGGTCAGGGCCTTCGCCGGACTCGGCGTCGAACTGAAGGACGTGAGCGCCCCTGTGACAACGTTGTCGGGCGGCCAGCGGCAGTCCGTGGCCGTGGCCCGCGCGGTCGCGTTCGCCAACAAGGTCATCTTCATGGACGAGCCGACCGCCGCTCTGGGCGTCGTGCAGCGCGCCCGCGTTCTGGAGACCGTCCGCAGGGTCGCCGACCGGGGCATCTGCGTCGTGCTCATCAGCCACAACATGCCGGAGGTGCTGTCGGTGGCCGACCGGGTCGAGGTACTGCGGCTGGGCCGGCGGGTCGCGTCGTTCACCGCGGCCGGCACCACCATCGAGGAGCTCGTCGGAGCCATGACCGGATCGCTGGACGACCCCGTGCAGGGGCACGCGGCGCACGGCTCGACCGGTGCGAGACGAGCGGAGGAAGCGCGATGA
- a CDS encoding ABC transporter permease, which yields MTAVLRAALGGLRGRRLQALIIGVVMLSATATSTVALGLLADSHGAFDRAFAQQNGAHVTVTVNTSVADAHQLAATSRLSDVTAASGPFGEVEVNARVTAAGVPGSSTRPLRIVGRSTPDGPMDHITLVDGHWPNGGGQIVVDRGNGVFTGSTLTVGSQRLTVVGTANSITHTAAGWVTPPQIASLRSEGGTGKAQMLYRFAHAESRSAVAADIASVRSALPSGAVLGSASYLDVRQAEQGGIQPWVPFIIAFGVIALVISVLIVVNVVAGAVIAGTTRIGVLKAIGFSPVQVVASYALLVLLPALAGCVVGVVVGNLLAIPMLEVNAHVFQVGTLSVPLWVDVLVPSAALALTAVGGVLPALRAGRMSAIQAIATGRAPRPVHGFFAHRAAARLRSLPRSITLGLAAPAARPARTVTTWVVIVFGAAAVTFGIGLGSTLNRVGDDSPYSRMPVQVSGGTGGQAPSLSDTQQRAVEPVLKAQAGTRHCMTETDAQFSLPGAAQKASAVAYGDTPSLSGIPLISGRWYSASPKAAEVDVNTLFLTDTGTSVGSTYTLISGRYRLTVRIVGEVFKTGSQAGLYLSPATLSRLDPGARPQYFDVALLPGTSAQAYANEVSAALGHSYRAVSSQASTTQFLAVLTLITMLTVLITVVAGLGVLNTVALQVRERAHDIGVYKAIGMTPRQTLVMVVCSVAGVGLAAGIVGVPAGVFLHHAVVPVMAHAASSGYPQSLLSVYSPWELILLGLAGLPIAVVGALGPAGWAAKAGTANALRAE from the coding sequence ATGACCGCGGTCCTCCGAGCGGCCCTCGGCGGCCTGCGCGGCCGCCGCCTGCAGGCGCTGATCATCGGCGTGGTCATGCTGTCGGCCACCGCGACCTCGACGGTCGCGCTGGGTCTGCTCGCCGACTCCCACGGCGCGTTCGACCGCGCGTTCGCCCAACAGAACGGCGCCCACGTCACCGTCACCGTGAACACCTCGGTCGCCGACGCACACCAACTCGCCGCGACGTCCCGGCTCTCGGACGTGACGGCTGCGTCCGGCCCGTTCGGCGAGGTCGAGGTGAACGCGCGGGTCACGGCTGCCGGAGTACCCGGCTCGTCGACGAGGCCGCTGCGGATCGTCGGCCGGTCCACACCGGACGGTCCGATGGACCACATCACGCTGGTCGACGGCCACTGGCCGAACGGCGGCGGGCAGATCGTGGTCGACCGGGGCAACGGGGTGTTCACCGGGTCGACTCTCACCGTCGGCTCGCAGAGGCTGACCGTGGTCGGTACCGCGAACTCGATCACCCACACCGCCGCCGGCTGGGTGACGCCGCCCCAGATCGCCTCGCTCCGGAGTGAGGGGGGAACCGGGAAGGCTCAGATGCTCTACCGGTTCGCCCACGCCGAGTCGCGGTCCGCGGTCGCCGCCGACATCGCCTCGGTACGCTCGGCGCTGCCGAGCGGAGCGGTGCTCGGCAGCGCGTCCTATCTGGACGTTCGGCAGGCGGAACAGGGCGGGATCCAGCCGTGGGTGCCGTTCATCATCGCGTTCGGCGTGATCGCGCTGGTGATCTCGGTGCTGATCGTGGTGAACGTGGTGGCCGGTGCGGTGATCGCCGGAACCACCCGGATCGGCGTGCTCAAGGCCATCGGTTTCAGCCCGGTGCAGGTCGTCGCCTCGTACGCGCTGCTGGTGCTGCTTCCCGCGCTGGCCGGCTGCGTTGTCGGGGTCGTGGTCGGCAACCTGCTGGCGATTCCCATGCTCGAGGTGAACGCGCACGTCTTCCAGGTGGGGACGCTGAGCGTCCCGCTGTGGGTCGACGTCCTGGTTCCGTCGGCGGCACTCGCGCTGACCGCGGTCGGCGGGGTCCTTCCCGCGCTGCGGGCGGGAAGGATGAGCGCCATCCAGGCGATCGCCACCGGCCGTGCCCCCCGGCCGGTCCACGGCTTCTTCGCGCACCGGGCCGCGGCGCGGCTGCGGTCACTCCCCCGGTCGATCACGCTCGGCCTGGCCGCGCCGGCCGCCCGGCCGGCCCGGACGGTGACGACCTGGGTGGTCATCGTGTTCGGTGCGGCGGCTGTGACGTTCGGCATCGGGCTGGGGTCGACGCTGAACCGGGTCGGCGACGACTCGCCCTACTCGCGTATGCCCGTGCAGGTGTCGGGCGGCACAGGCGGCCAGGCCCCGTCCCTGAGCGACACGCAGCAGCGCGCGGTCGAGCCGGTGCTGAAGGCACAGGCCGGAACGCGGCACTGCATGACCGAGACCGACGCCCAGTTCAGTCTGCCCGGCGCGGCGCAGAAGGCGTCCGCCGTCGCTTACGGCGACACCCCGTCCCTGAGCGGGATTCCGCTGATCTCCGGCCGCTGGTACTCCGCCTCCCCGAAAGCCGCGGAGGTGGACGTGAACACTCTGTTCCTCACCGACACCGGCACCTCGGTCGGGTCGACGTACACACTGATCTCCGGCCGGTACCGGCTGACGGTCCGCATCGTGGGCGAGGTGTTCAAGACCGGCAGTCAGGCCGGCCTGTACCTGAGCCCGGCCACGTTGTCCCGCCTGGACCCGGGCGCGCGGCCGCAGTACTTCGACGTGGCCCTCCTACCCGGCACCAGCGCGCAGGCGTACGCCAACGAGGTGTCCGCGGCGCTCGGCCACTCCTACCGGGCCGTCTCGTCGCAGGCTTCGACCACGCAGTTCCTCGCCGTGCTCACGTTGATCACGATGCTCACGGTCCTGATCACCGTGGTGGCGGGCCTCGGTGTGCTGAACACCGTGGCGCTGCAGGTCCGCGAGCGTGCTCACGACATCGGCGTGTACAAGGCGATCGGCATGACGCCGCGTCAGACCCTCGTCATGGTGGTGTGCTCGGTCGCCGGTGTCGGTCTGGCCGCCGGAATCGTCGGGGTCCCCGCCGGGGTCTTCCTGCACCATGCCGTGGTGCCGGTGATGGCGCACGCGGCGAGCTCCGGCTACCCGCAGTCCCTGCTGTCGGTGTACTCCCCGTGGGAGCTGATCCTGCTGGGACTCGCCGGGTTGCCCATCGCGGTCGTCGGCGCGCTCGGCCCGGCCGGCTGGGCGGCGAAGGCCGGAACGGCAAACGCCCTGCGCGCCGAATAG
- a CDS encoding DEAD/DEAH box helicase, translated as MSRRSQKPNRRPSSPPASVSSPSEFRLPESTTPALPAVEDFAALGMPAGLLKTLASQGVTTPFPIQAATLPNSLAGRDLLGRGRTGSGKTLAFGLALLARTAGLRAEPKAPLALVLVPTRELAQQVTDALTPYATAVHLRLATVVGGLSITKQASALRHGAEVVVATPGRLGDLVERGDCVLGSVRITVLDEADQMTDMGFLPQITKLIRQVRPDGQRMLFSATLDRTIDRLVQQFLTDPVVHSVDPSAAAVTTMEHHVLHVQDETDKKAVTTRIAARDGRVILFLDTKRSADRLAKRLLAVGVRAAALHGGRSQPQRTRTLEQFKNGQVTALVATNVAARGIHIDDLDLVVNVDPPTDHKDYLHRGGRTARAGGSGSVVTLVLPAQKRDVTRLMSDAGIRPRTARVTSGDAELATLTGAREPSGAPVTIEVPQPAAPTASGPVRKTGAPGSKPGRRSGRRSRNGGGPGAAAGAGTTTGGRDSGRGTDRRAATGAATDAASEAGVRGSARRAGSAGATGGAAGTGGRGADRRAAAGAATGTASGKDARRSRRRTASGQATGGAAGTGNRGSDSRGSNRSGGRRTSAG; from the coding sequence ATGTCCCGCAGGTCTCAGAAGCCGAACCGGCGCCCCTCGTCTCCCCCGGCGTCTGTGTCGTCGCCAAGCGAATTCCGGCTGCCGGAAAGCACGACGCCCGCACTTCCCGCCGTCGAGGACTTCGCCGCTCTCGGCATGCCCGCGGGGCTGCTGAAGACCCTCGCCTCGCAGGGCGTGACCACGCCCTTCCCCATCCAGGCCGCCACGCTGCCGAACTCGCTCGCCGGCCGTGACCTGCTGGGGCGGGGACGCACCGGCTCCGGCAAGACCCTCGCGTTCGGGCTTGCGCTCCTGGCCCGTACGGCCGGACTGCGCGCGGAGCCCAAGGCACCCCTCGCCCTCGTGCTCGTGCCCACCCGTGAACTCGCCCAGCAGGTGACCGACGCGCTGACTCCCTATGCGACGGCGGTGCACCTGAGGCTGGCCACGGTGGTCGGCGGGCTGTCTATCACCAAGCAGGCGAGCGCGCTCCGGCACGGCGCGGAGGTGGTGGTGGCGACTCCGGGCAGACTGGGCGACCTCGTGGAACGCGGGGACTGCGTGCTCGGCAGCGTACGCATCACGGTGCTGGACGAGGCCGACCAGATGACCGACATGGGCTTCCTGCCACAGATCACCAAGCTGATCCGGCAAGTACGGCCCGACGGGCAGCGCATGCTCTTCTCGGCCACCCTGGACCGCACCATCGACCGCCTGGTGCAGCAGTTCCTCACCGATCCCGTGGTGCACTCCGTCGACCCGTCCGCGGCAGCGGTGACCACCATGGAGCACCACGTCCTCCACGTCCAGGACGAGACCGACAAGAAGGCCGTCACCACGCGCATCGCCGCCCGTGACGGCCGGGTCATCCTCTTCCTCGACACCAAGAGGTCCGCCGACCGGCTCGCCAAACGGCTCTTGGCCGTCGGTGTCCGCGCGGCGGCACTGCACGGGGGCCGCTCCCAGCCGCAACGCACCCGCACCCTGGAGCAGTTCAAGAACGGCCAGGTCACCGCACTGGTGGCGACGAACGTCGCGGCCCGCGGCATACACATCGACGACCTCGACCTCGTCGTGAACGTCGATCCCCCCACCGACCACAAGGACTACCTCCACCGGGGCGGCCGCACGGCCCGCGCCGGCGGCTCCGGCAGCGTGGTCACGCTGGTCCTGCCCGCCCAGAAACGGGACGTCACCCGGCTCATGTCGGACGCGGGCATCCGCCCCCGGACGGCCCGCGTCACCTCCGGCGACGCGGAACTCGCCACCCTCACCGGCGCCCGCGAGCCTTCCGGCGCGCCGGTCACCATCGAGGTGCCCCAGCCGGCGGCACCGACGGCGTCCGGCCCGGTCCGGAAGACCGGCGCACCCGGCTCCAAGCCTGGCAGGCGGTCCGGCCGCCGCAGCCGTAACGGCGGCGGGCCCGGAGCGGCGGCCGGTGCCGGCACCACGACGGGTGGCCGGGACTCCGGGCGGGGCACGGACCGCCGGGCCGCTACCGGGGCGGCGACTGACGCCGCTTCAGAAGCCGGCGTGCGCGGTTCTGCCCGCCGGGCGGGATCCGCCGGGGCCACGGGCGGAGCCGCCGGCACGGGCGGCCGCGGTGCCGACCGCCGGGCCGCGGCCGGTGCGGCGACCGGCACCGCCTCCGGCAAGGACGCCCGCAGATCCCGCCGGCGAACGGCGTCCGGCCAGGCCACGGGCGGCGCTGCCGGCACCGGCAACCGGGGCTCCGACAGCCGGGGCTCCAACCGCTCGGGCGGCCGACGCACCTCGGCCGGGTAG
- a CDS encoding cold-shock protein — MAQGTVKWFNAEKGFGFIQQDGGGPDVFAHYSNIQSQGFRELQEGQRVSFDVTQGQKGPQAENIVPA, encoded by the coding sequence ATGGCACAGGGAACCGTGAAGTGGTTCAACGCCGAAAAGGGTTTCGGCTTCATCCAGCAGGACGGCGGCGGTCCCGACGTCTTCGCCCACTACTCGAACATTCAGAGCCAGGGCTTCCGTGAGCTCCAGGAGGGCCAGCGGGTCTCCTTCGACGTCACGCAGGGCCAGAAGGGCCCGCAGGCGGAGAACATCGTCCCCGCCTGA
- a CDS encoding response regulator transcription factor encodes MKVVIADDQALVRRGLRLILREAGIDVVAEAADGAEAVAAVAEHRPDVALMDIRMPEVDGIEATRRILADGPGGPDEVRIIILTTFDLDAYVYEALAAGASGFLLKDVSPEQLVASVQLVRAGDALLAPSITRRLVHRYAARHRTVPTAARGTPAGGRNLSALTPREHEVLGLVARGLSNAEIAASLTLSEATVKTHVARLLTKLELRDRVQAVVLAYETGIVRPDAGASTPSAP; translated from the coding sequence ATGAAGGTCGTCATCGCCGACGATCAGGCGCTGGTCCGCCGCGGGTTGCGGCTGATCCTGCGGGAGGCGGGAATCGACGTCGTGGCGGAGGCGGCCGACGGTGCAGAGGCGGTCGCCGCCGTCGCCGAACACCGGCCGGACGTGGCGCTGATGGACATCCGCATGCCCGAAGTGGACGGGATAGAGGCCACTCGCCGCATCCTGGCGGACGGCCCGGGCGGCCCCGACGAAGTGCGGATCATCATCCTGACCACGTTCGACCTGGACGCATACGTCTACGAAGCCCTGGCCGCGGGAGCCAGCGGGTTCCTGCTCAAGGACGTCTCCCCCGAGCAACTGGTCGCCTCTGTCCAGCTCGTCCGCGCCGGCGACGCGCTGCTGGCCCCGTCGATCACCCGCCGCCTGGTCCATCGCTACGCGGCGCGTCACCGTACGGTCCCGACCGCTGCGAGAGGCACCCCGGCCGGAGGACGGAACCTGTCCGCCCTCACGCCGCGAGAGCACGAGGTACTCGGGCTGGTCGCGCGCGGCCTGAGCAACGCCGAGATCGCCGCCTCGCTGACGCTCAGCGAGGCGACGGTGAAGACCCATGTGGCGCGACTCCTGACCAAGCTCGAACTGCGCGATCGCGTCCAGGCGGTCGTCCTCGCATACGAGACCGGGATCGTACGACCGGACGCCGGGGCGTCGACCCCTTCCGCGCCGTAG
- the rsgA gene encoding ribosome small subunit-dependent GTPase A: MSSSSLSSSASSHPLAPYGWDEGWEAEFAPYAEQGLLPGRVVRVDRGQCDVVTPAGAVRADTAFVTPNDPLRVVCTGDWVAVEPGGNPRYVRACLPRRTAFVRSTSSKRSEGQILAANVDHAIVAVSLAVEVDLGRIERFLALAWESGAQPLVVLSKADLVPDAAGLSYLVQDVETAAPGVPVLPVSAVTGDGLDVLVAVVCGGTSVLLGQSGAGKSTLANALLGEDVMDVRAARDVDGKGRHTTTTRNLLALPGGGVLIDTPGLRGVGLWDAGSGVERVFSEIEELAEQCRFHDCAHDSEPGCAVLAAIDSGELPERRLESYRKLVRENQWIVAKTDARLRAEIRRDWKRKGAQGRAAMEAKRGRWG, translated from the coding sequence TTGTCTTCCTCTTCTCTTTCGAGTTCGGCTTCGTCGCACCCTCTCGCCCCGTACGGCTGGGACGAGGGATGGGAGGCGGAGTTCGCTCCGTATGCCGAGCAGGGTCTCCTGCCCGGTCGTGTCGTGCGCGTCGACCGCGGTCAGTGCGATGTCGTCACCCCGGCCGGTGCCGTCCGCGCCGACACGGCGTTCGTCACCCCGAACGACCCGTTGCGCGTGGTGTGCACCGGCGACTGGGTCGCCGTCGAACCCGGCGGCAACCCGCGCTACGTCCGCGCGTGTCTGCCGCGCCGGACCGCCTTCGTGCGCTCCACCTCCTCCAAGCGGTCCGAGGGGCAGATCCTCGCCGCCAACGTCGACCACGCGATCGTCGCCGTGTCACTCGCCGTCGAAGTCGACCTCGGCCGCATCGAACGGTTCCTGGCCCTCGCCTGGGAGTCCGGGGCGCAGCCGCTGGTCGTGCTGTCCAAGGCCGACCTCGTGCCGGACGCGGCCGGGCTGTCGTATCTCGTCCAGGACGTGGAGACGGCGGCGCCCGGTGTGCCGGTGCTGCCGGTCAGCGCCGTCACGGGGGACGGGCTCGACGTCCTCGTGGCCGTGGTCTGTGGGGGGACGTCCGTGCTGCTGGGGCAGTCCGGGGCCGGCAAGTCGACCCTCGCGAACGCGCTGCTCGGCGAGGACGTGATGGACGTGCGGGCCGCGCGTGACGTGGACGGCAAGGGCCGGCACACGACCACCACCCGCAACCTGCTCGCGCTGCCCGGCGGCGGGGTGCTGATCGACACGCCCGGTCTTCGCGGCGTCGGCCTGTGGGACGCCGGAAGCGGCGTCGAGCGGGTGTTCTCCGAGATCGAGGAGCTGGCCGAACAGTGCCGGTTCCACGACTGCGCGCACGACAGCGAGCCCGGCTGCGCGGTGCTGGCGGCCATCGACTCCGGTGAACTGCCCGAGCGGCGGCTGGAGAGCTACCGCAAGCTCGTGCGCGAGAACCAGTGGATCGTCGCCAAGACCGACGCGCGGCTGCGCGCGGAGATCAGGCGCGACTGGAAGCGCAAGGGCGCACAGGGCCGGGCGGCGATGGAGGCCAAGCGGGGGCGGTGGGGCTGA
- a CDS encoding ABC transporter ATP-binding protein: METLVQLQDVSKQYTGAATPAVTGVNLAIARGEAVAIMGPSGSGKSTLLNLIAAMDRPTTGTVQVGRDRVDKMNETAAAKYRRRQVGMIFQFFNLLDDMTVMDNILLPAQLAGSRADAARQRADELLDRLRLSHRRDAYPARLSGGERQRVAIARALINRPALLLADEPTGAVDTRAGEEIGALLLDLNSTGQTLILVTHNPELAARYASRVISVADGRTRSDSADPAGPTGAPGMEGRR, translated from the coding sequence ATGGAGACACTTGTTCAGCTGCAGGACGTATCGAAGCAGTACACCGGGGCCGCCACGCCTGCGGTGACAGGGGTGAATCTGGCGATCGCGCGGGGCGAGGCGGTCGCGATCATGGGCCCGTCCGGGAGCGGCAAGTCGACGCTGCTCAACCTGATCGCGGCGATGGACCGGCCGACCACCGGCACGGTGCAGGTCGGCCGGGACCGCGTGGACAAGATGAACGAGACCGCCGCCGCCAAGTACCGGCGGCGCCAGGTCGGCATGATCTTCCAGTTCTTCAACCTGCTCGACGACATGACCGTCATGGACAACATCCTGCTGCCCGCCCAGCTCGCCGGGAGCCGGGCGGACGCCGCGCGGCAGCGGGCCGACGAACTGCTCGACAGGCTCCGGCTGAGCCACCGGCGCGACGCCTACCCGGCGCGGCTGTCCGGCGGTGAGCGGCAGCGGGTGGCGATCGCCCGGGCCCTGATCAACCGGCCCGCGCTGCTGCTCGCCGACGAGCCGACCGGTGCGGTGGACACCAGGGCCGGCGAGGAGATCGGCGCACTGCTGCTGGATCTGAACTCGACCGGGCAGACACTGATCCTGGTCACCCACAACCCGGAGCTGGCCGCCAGATACGCGAGCCGGGTGATCTCCGTCGCCGACGGCCGGACCAGGTCGGACTCGGCCGACCCGGCAGGTCCCACGGGGGCACCGGGCATGGAGGGCCGGCGATGA
- a CDS encoding ABC transporter permease — MTADSQEVRQTAQVQGPPRPDGGRITVPGWLRRAASVSEVWTFVILVALVAFFTVAAPGKFFTAYDLTQIAVNASIYLVLGVGMTYVVITAGIDLSIGSVLVLAAVAAGEYNIHHGGADAGWGTVAVCVLIALAVGTAWGALQGAVVATGKVPPLIVTLGGLGAALGLAELATGGQDPAGAAASHLQNSLGFGKVLGIPWMVVLAAVVTALFGAVLGGTRFGNYTLAIGSNPAAVRRAGIPVGRHLVKVYGLMGLLAGLGAVMWLASYGTTSIAGHSTDNLKVITAVVLGGTSLFGGRGSVLGTVIGVFIPAVLTTGLIVIGVQQYWQDVAVGVVLVAAVYIDQMRRRTRERT; from the coding sequence ATGACCGCCGACAGCCAGGAAGTACGGCAGACCGCGCAGGTGCAGGGTCCGCCCCGGCCCGACGGCGGAAGGATCACGGTGCCCGGGTGGCTGCGGCGGGCGGCCTCCGTCAGCGAGGTGTGGACGTTCGTGATCCTCGTGGCGCTGGTCGCGTTCTTCACCGTCGCCGCGCCCGGCAAGTTCTTCACGGCCTACGACCTCACGCAGATCGCCGTCAACGCGTCCATCTACCTGGTCCTCGGCGTCGGCATGACGTACGTGGTCATCACGGCGGGCATCGACCTGTCGATCGGCTCCGTCCTCGTGCTGGCCGCGGTGGCCGCGGGCGAGTACAACATCCACCACGGCGGGGCCGACGCTGGCTGGGGCACGGTCGCGGTCTGTGTGCTCATCGCTCTCGCCGTCGGCACCGCGTGGGGCGCGCTGCAGGGAGCGGTGGTGGCGACCGGGAAGGTACCGCCGCTGATCGTGACGCTCGGCGGCCTGGGCGCGGCGCTGGGTCTGGCCGAACTCGCCACCGGCGGCCAGGACCCGGCCGGTGCTGCCGCCTCCCACCTGCAGAACAGCCTCGGCTTCGGCAAGGTGCTCGGCATCCCGTGGATGGTCGTCCTCGCCGCGGTGGTCACCGCCCTGTTCGGCGCGGTGCTGGGCGGTACGAGGTTCGGCAACTACACCCTGGCGATCGGCTCCAATCCGGCGGCCGTACGGCGCGCGGGCATCCCGGTGGGGCGGCACCTGGTCAAGGTGTACGGGCTGATGGGTCTGCTGGCCGGACTGGGCGCGGTGATGTGGCTGGCCTCGTACGGCACGACGTCCATCGCCGGACACTCCACCGACAACCTCAAAGTGATCACCGCGGTGGTCCTCGGCGGTACCAGCCTGTTCGGCGGTCGCGGATCGGTGCTGGGCACGGTGATCGGCGTGTTCATCCCCGCGGTCCTCACCACCGGACTGATCGTCATCGGCGTCCAGCAGTACTGGCAGGACGTCGCGGTGGGCGTCGTCCTGGTCGCCGCCGTCTACATCGACCAGATGCGCAGGAGGACCCGAGAGCGCACATGA